A segment of the Salvelinus namaycush isolate Seneca chromosome 3, SaNama_1.0, whole genome shotgun sequence genome:
CTCTCACTGCTCCTAAACAAGTTTAAATTAGTCTCTGAACCTAGCCTAAGAGCATTTACACTTTCATTTGTGGACTGTTTGGGATGGGTTTCACTTGTCAAGAGATCAACAGAGGGCATTTTGACTATAACACTGTCAATTACTGGAGGGGTGTTTGCTGTTGGGGATTTTCCAGACCTTGGGTTGTTAATGGGACAGTCCTCAATCCTCACCCACACATCCTCAGTCTTGGACACTGCAGGGCTCATTTGGTACCCCATGGCCATGGTGTCCATGGACTCTATGGAGGAAGAATCACGGCCTTCTGACTGAGACATTTCACTATCCTTTATCTTCCTCCATGTTCCTTTTAAAGGGTTTCCATCTTTGCCGTGTGGGGACCTTTGGGCTGGACTCAGTGGTTGTCGTTCATCCTCACTTTTGCCCTTTTCACTTGActcagaggaggcagagaggatggaagaggagCTGCCGGTTCTCTTCCAGGTTCCAACCcttgggagagaggaggagtgtttGCTGTTCTCCCTCTTCCATGTCCCTTTCCTGTTAAGATTAGGGAGCCTAGAGGGGCTTTCTGAATGGGACCTGGAGATGTCATGCTTCCCTCCTCTTTGAGGCTTCTCATCCACATTTTCGGAGGAATTTGGATTTTGAGGGGACTTTTTCCAGTTGCTTCCTTGACAGGGCAAAGTTAACGACATATCTGGCAAAGACGGACTCGACACAGGCGTTTGAGACTGGCTGGTagaggagggggacagagacTCGAACGAAGCAGACTCTTCCAATTTCCTCTTCAGTGTTGGACTAGGGGCCTCTTTGATGAACGTTGACTGGCGAACTAGGGCAGGTTTCTCCGACCGGTCTGACTCACTTCCACTAGACTTTGTGGACGACATCCTGGACAAATCTTGCTTCTTAGAAGGGCCAGCAACTCCACACTGGTTCAGACTCTTTGAGGCTGATTCACTCCTAGGGATTCCGCTAGTGCTTCTCGTCAAGCCAGTCTGCTTGGGTGGCGTTTGCTGACCCACCGGTCTCCCAGGGGAGGTGTAGGCCATCCTGCCAGAACCAGAAGACTTAGTTGACAATGTGCTTGGAGAAGCAGTGCGAGGCACTTGGGATAATTTGTTTGAAGGGCCGAGACCATTTCTTCCAGGTGACACAGAGGTGCGACCAGGTGACTGCATGGGTCTGGTGGTCAAGGACTGCTGAGCTGGTCTGGATGGTGTGGAGTCTCTGGATCCAGATCGTGATGAAGCTTTACTTGATCCCGATTGAGATCCAGGCTGATCCCTGGCTGGACTAGGATCAGATTTAGCAGGTGGTTTGATGCTTCTGGGTGAGTTACTGGAATTCTGCCCTTGAGTGGGGGGAGTTTTTGAGACAGAGGCGGGACCACGTGGTGGAGGCTTCTTTTGGACTGGGCTAGTGCTTGGAGAACTACTTCTAACGCCAGGGACCTGGATCATTGTCCTCCCACGAGAAATCATGGGAACACTAGGGGCAGTCGGCCTCTGCTGTAATGAAGCTGGGGTCTCAGTGCTGGCACGTGGTTTTCCTGTTATGAGACTTTTGTAGACTTTCTTGCCCCCTTTAAGAGCTTTTGCTGCCTCCTcttccttttcttttttttggGCTTCTAAAGTGCTCTTTTCACCAGGCTTTAATATCCGTGGGCGTCCTTTGTCGGATGCAGATTTATTATCCTCTGAATTTACGGGCAGGTGAAAAGGGGAGCCAAGGGATATTCCAGATTTGAGGGAGAGGATTGAGTCAGAGTCAGATGAGCCTTGTCTAGAGAGGCTAGCAGCTGCCTGGTGCAAACTGCTGACGATGGAATTGGCACCCTCTTGGATGGCCTTCCAATCAAAAGATTCAGAGTCTGGAGATAAGGCTTGTTCAGAAACTGGACTATGTGTATCAGTGAGATCCAATGTGAGATCAGGCTCCTCCATACTTTTCTCCTCAGTGGCATCTCCTTGGTCATTTCCGCCCTTATTTCTGGCTGTCTGTTTCTTCTTTTTTGGCATGGCTGAACTGATGCACTCTTGTAGAAGGTCATCTTCTGAATCAATGCTTAGTGAGCTGAGTGAACTGTTTCTTGAGAAACACACAGGGGTGTCTTCTACATGAAAGGCTTTTGGTGCGTAACCAGAGGCTTGGGGTTTAGAAGTAGCTTCTACCTGAGTTACATCCTCCACTTCTTTTGGCTGGAGGTCTTTGTTGTTGTTCTCTTGGTCAATGTCACTTAACGAGCTGAGAGATGAGTTTCTAGAGAAACACATTGGTGTGTCCTCAATGGAAAACTTCTGCTTCTCATCTGGCACTGGTCCCGCATTTTCTTTGGATGGTTGTGGAAAGACTGCCTGCTTCTGCTGCAGAGGTTTTGTTGGAGCAGTCAGTGGTACATTTGTCCTGTTTGTTCTTGCGGATGGCTCTCCACGGTTTTTCGTTGACACTTTTCTCTGGTCTTTGTCTTTTCTAAGTTGTGCCTTTTCCTTTGAGAGATCAGGTTCATCATCCTCAAAATCCAAGGAACTCAGGGAGTCATTGCGTGAAAAGCAATAGGGTGTACCCTCTATTGGTGTGTAATTCTGTGGCGAGTCAAAAGCAAACCCTGGCCGTGGCCTCTCATCTGCATTTGGTGGCTTATCTGGGAAATTTCTGGAGGCCATTTTTGGCTCAAGCATTTGGGTTTCTTTGTTTTTATCAGGGTATGAAGCAAAGTTGAAAGGGGGCTGGGGCTTTTTAATCATCCTAGCTCTGTACTCACTACTCTGTGGCATTGGTTTAACAGGGGATGTGGGCTTCTTCTTTTCAACCTCCTGTTTGACTAGACTAACAGGAAAAGCTGATGAAGGGTGCTGTGGTTGATCATTCATTTTCTGTACTCTAAAGGGCTTGTGGATTTTACCTTTTGGCATGGCTGAACTGATACACTCTGCTAAGATGTCATCCCCTTCATTTTCTACAGCGGCAGCTTGTGTGAAGGAGGAAGTAACACCTCCATCTTTTTCATCTGTACTTTCCCCTTCTGGAATAGTATCCCTTATTTGACTGGAGGATACTTCTGCACAAGGAGGAGCACAGCTTTCAGCATTGGCCAGCTCATTTGGGGGTGAATCAATGGTGAGGTCGCTGAGAGATGTAGCTGTTGAGAAATTTATAGGGGTTCCCTCTATGCAGTAAATCCTAGGCATGTCCTCTCCATGGGTGAAGCCAACAGTCTTCTGTTGTCCTCGGGTTTGTGAAGGGAGTAACTTGTACACAGGAAGTTGGCTTGGTTTATGGGCAGTAGGTGGTGGTATTCTAGAAGTAGTGTTGGAAGGCGATTGCTTTTTGGGTTTTCTCGATGACTTTGTTGGCATGGCTGAGTTTATGCAAGCCTCCAGTATTTCTATATCGTCATCATCTGAATCATCCAAAATGTCTTTTTCCACCTCACCAGGTGAATGCTTCTCTTGGCTTGGGGATTCTGTAGTGTCATCATGCTCATGCTCAGCCTCATTTCCCTGGTCATCTTCGTGAACAGGAGACATGATCTTGAGCTCATTATCTTTCTGAATGTAAGGTTCATCTAAGCTTAAAGCACTGAGGCTGGATGCACAAGAGAATCCATCTGGGGTACTCTCTGTCGCAAAGTGTAGGAGGGTGTCATTATCCGGAAGCACCTGGACTCTCTGGACAGCAGCGTGTACAGCAGCATGCCTTGGAGCCAAATCCGCCCTCGGCGGCGGCGGCGGAGGCACCTTTTTGTGTTTCATTGGTGGTGGATGTTGATGTTGTGAGGGTGGTGGCGTTTTGCTTCGGCTCGGAGGCATGGTCTGACCAGGGCTGTCGGGCAGATCACTTGGGCTGATGATTCCACTGGGCATCCCGCTGCACAATTCACTCTGTATAGAGCTAGCGATGGAGTTGCTCTCAAAGCTGTCCAGGGAGCTTACAGATGTGCATCTGCTGAACATGAGGGGCGTCTCCTGCACATAGTGTTCTGGGGGGCTTTTGGGAGTCTGGGCACCACTTTTGGATGGTGATTTGGCTCCTGATGAAAACTCAACGGCTTTGTGATGTCTGGATCCGTCTCCATGAACTTGACTAGTCCTTGGAGGCTTTATTCGGACATACTGCACAGACGACTGGCCCTCGGTTGTGCCTTGTTCTTGGGCGTGACTGCCAGTGGACTCTTTCTCAGAGATGGGAAGAGTTGGGTAGTTGCTAGCAGCATTCACATTCCTCTTGCACCCTTCCATTTCGTCCTCATCTGAGGACAAGGATGACAGAGAGCTACCCCTTGAGAAACAGATGGGTGTGTCCTCAACACAGTACGTCTGTAGGGTCTCTTGATTGACGGTAGGAGGTTTGCATGTTGTGTTCTTCTGGCCTGGTCGAGTTGGCCCTGACCTCGTTTGAGCCGAGGATGGATGTAGCTGCATTTGTCTCCCTGCATTCTTTTTGGATGTCACGGATGATGTTGAACCATCTTGGCTTAGATGGTCTTTCACTGAGCTCTGAGTGGAGGATGACTTTGAATGACTAAACATGGATTTTTGGGAGGAGGTGTCGGAGTACTTCAgactgtaatcaattggttgttcCGTATGAGGCCCCTTGTTGTATTTCATACTGTAATTGGTCGGCTGGTCATCCTGTTGTTCTTCCTCTGAGTATCGCTCACTGTAATTGGTTGGTTTGTCATCACCGTAATCATCCACAGACTGGCACATAGTCTGGTTGTTCATCTTTTTGTTCATTCCTTGAGTGGGACCAGCATTGCTTTGATCTTGTTGGTGTTGGTTGGTGTTCCTTGATCTGAATCCTTGTTGCATTTCTGTTTGCACAAACCTGGGCTTGTACTTCAATTTCTCCTCCCCCTCACTGTTGCCCTCCGTGTACATGGGGTAGCCTGGGCTTTGAGATCGCACAGACCTCTGATCTGTCTGTTTCATCTCCTCCATGTGCTTAGGCCTCGCCCATCTCTCATTTTGGCTTGGACTTTGCTGACCAGAGTTCAGCTGCTCGTCAGAATACTTTAGGCTGTAGTTGATAGGTGTGTCAACTTCTCCGTCATCATCTTCCATGTGGTTGGCATTGTGGATCTTATGAGCAAGGTCTGCAGGATATTTTCTATAGACACAACACTTCCCCTCATCATCCTCAGAGTATGAGTCCACAGATGGCTTCATCTGTCCTCTTTTGCCATAGCCGTCAGTGCTGTTAACGCTGTTGAGACTGTC
Coding sequences within it:
- the LOC120044790 gene encoding adenomatous polyposis coli protein-like, with protein sequence MAAASYDQLLKQVEALKMENSNLRQELEDNSNHLTKLETEASNMKEVLKHIQGSIEEDSTDSSGQIDLLERLKEISLDPNTYPGVKLRPQPSSMQGSGSGRSEDSSPSPMGSLGSLPKRGLSNGGRDSAGYLEELEKERFLLMAELEKEEKKKDQYYAQLQNLTKRIDSLPLTENQFSLQTDMTRRQLEFEARQIRAAMEKQLGTCQDMEKRAQVRVTRIQQIEKDILKIQQHVQSPPAEPESKHDPAAQDEGGQASGDSGGPSAGCSQGSNSRLDQDSASEMSLGGGSYSVPRRLTSHLGTKVEMVYSLLSMLGTHDKDDMSRTLLAMSSSQDSCIAMRQSGCLPLLIQLLHGNDKFKDSVLLGNSRGSKEARARASAALHNIIHSQPDDKRGRREIRVLHLLEQIRVYCETCWEWQENHERGVDQDKNPMPSPVEHQICPAVCVLMKLSFDEEHRHAMNELGGLQAIGELLQVDCEIYGLTSDHYSVTLRRYAGMALTNLTFGDVANKATLCSMKGCMRAMVAQLKSESEDLQQVIASVLRNLSWRADVNSKKTLREVGSVRALMECALEVQKESTLKSVLSALWNLSAHCTENKADICAVEGALAFLVSTLMYRSQTNTLAIIESGGGILRNVSSLIATNEDHRQILRENSCLQTLLQHLKSHSLTIVSNACGTLWNLSARNAKDQEALWEMGAVSMLKNLIHSKHKMIAMGSAAALRNLMANRPAKYKDANIMSPGSSLPSLHVRKQKALIEELDSQHLSETFDNIDNLSPKASHRGKQSRHKQNVYSDYDGVSRSDGFSPNSVPVRSPYVNTPVLSSPSPRDNPRGNIDSVRAERDRGQDRDRQRGAPSGFHPDHDSKRMQMPATTAAQIAMVMEEVNSIHLLTGLDDRSPETPNQDPHCTTAAHGHSNVYPYNKPDHSGRPCPMPKLEYKASNDSLNSVNSTDGYGKRGQMKPSVDSYSEDDEGKCCVYRKYPADLAHKIHNANHMEDDDGEVDTPINYSLKYSDEQLNSGQQSPSQNERWARPKHMEEMKQTDQRSVRSQSPGYPMYTEGNSEGEEKLKYKPRFVQTEMQQGFRSRNTNQHQQDQSNAGPTQGMNKKMNNQTMCQSVDDYGDDKPTNYSERYSEEEQQDDQPTNYSMKYNKGPHTEQPIDYSLKYSDTSSQKSMFSHSKSSSTQSSVKDHLSQDGSTSSVTSKKNAGRQMQLHPSSAQTRSGPTRPGQKNTTCKPPTVNQETLQTYCVEDTPICFSRGSSLSSLSSDEDEMEGCKRNVNAASNYPTLPISEKESTGSHAQEQGTTEGQSSVQYVRIKPPRTSQVHGDGSRHHKAVEFSSGAKSPSKSGAQTPKSPPEHYVQETPLMFSRCTSVSSLDSFESNSIASSIQSELCSGMPSGIISPSDLPDSPGQTMPPSRSKTPPPSQHQHPPPMKHKKVPPPPPPRADLAPRHAAVHAAVQRVQVLPDNDTLLHFATESTPDGFSCASSLSALSLDEPYIQKDNELKIMSPVHEDDQGNEAEHEHDDTTESPSQEKHSPGEVEKDILDDSDDDDIEILEACINSAMPTKSSRKPKKQSPSNTTSRIPPPTAHKPSQLPVYKLLPSQTRGQQKTVGFTHGEDMPRIYCIEGTPINFSTATSLSDLTIDSPPNELANAESCAPPCAEVSSSQIRDTIPEGESTDEKDGGVTSSFTQAAAVENEGDDILAECISSAMPKGKIHKPFRVQKMNDQPQHPSSAFPVSLVKQEVEKKKPTSPVKPMPQSSEYRARMIKKPQPPFNFASYPDKNKETQMLEPKMASRNFPDKPPNADERPRPGFAFDSPQNYTPIEGTPYCFSRNDSLSSLDFEDDEPDLSKEKAQLRKDKDQRKVSTKNRGEPSARTNRTNVPLTAPTKPLQQKQAVFPQPSKENAGPVPDEKQKFSIEDTPMCFSRNSSLSSLSDIDQENNNKDLQPKEVEDVTQVEATSKPQASGYAPKAFHVEDTPVCFSRNSSLSSLSIDSEDDLLQECISSAMPKKKKQTARNKGGNDQGDATEEKSMEEPDLTLDLTDTHSPVSEQALSPDSESFDWKAIQEGANSIVSSLHQAAASLSRQGSSDSDSILSLKSGISLGSPFHLPVNSEDNKSASDKGRPRILKPGEKSTLEAQKKEKEEEAAKALKGGKKVYKSLITGKPRASTETPASLQQRPTAPSVPMISRGRTMIQVPGVRSSSPSTSPVQKKPPPRGPASVSKTPPTQGQNSSNSPRSIKPPAKSDPSPARDQPGSQSGSSKASSRSGSRDSTPSRPAQQSLTTRPMQSPGRTSVSPGRNGLGPSNKLSQVPRTASPSTLSTKSSGSGRMAYTSPGRPVGQQTPPKQTGLTRSTSGIPRSESASKSLNQCGVAGPSKKQDLSRMSSTKSSGSESDRSEKPALVRQSTFIKEAPSPTLKRKLEESASFESLSPSSTSQSQTPVSSPSLPDMSLTLPCQGSNWKKSPQNPNSSENVDEKPQRGGKHDISRSHSESPSRLPNLNRKGTWKRENSKHSSSLPRVGTWKRTGSSSSILSASSESSEKGKSEDERQPLSPAQRSPHGKDGNPLKGTWRKIKDSEMSQSEGRDSSSIESMDTMAMGYQMSPAVSKTEDVWVRIEDCPINNPRSGKSPTANTPPVIDSVIVKMPSVDLLTSETHPKQSTNESVNALRLGSETNLNLFRSSESIDKKVPDLKPAQSNPSIIPEAHELSLAERTPFSSSTSSKHSSPSGAVAARVSPFNYTPSSRKSSADSATPPRPSQIPTPVSVTNSAKKRDSKGESAGESGSYIVTSV